The Raphanus sativus cultivar WK10039 chromosome 2, ASM80110v3, whole genome shotgun sequence genome includes a region encoding these proteins:
- the LOC108840574 gene encoding protein pleiotropic regulatory locus 1-like — protein MPGPTKELESIETQSLSIKSQKRAALDLFSPVNGQFPPPPDAEAKKIRLSHKMKVAFGGVEPVVSHPPRQPEQNGTSSALVVGPTFQPKGLNSIVTSGKSTTTIIPPTSYERNFSTSALMERTPRPEWHAPWKNYRVIQGHLGWVRSVAFDPSNKWFFTGSADRTIKMWDVATGALKLTLTGHIEQVRGLAVSNRHRYMFSAGDDKQVKCWDLEQNKVIRSYHGHLSGVYCLALHPTLDYLFTGGRDSVCRVWDIRSKTQLYALTHESTVCSVFTRPTDPLVVTGSHDTTIKLWDLRYAKPMTTLTHHKKSVRAMTLHPRENAFASASADNTKKFSLPKGEFRHNMLSQQNTIVNAMAVNQDGVLVTGGDNGSLWFRDWKSGHCFQQAQTIAQPGSLESEAGIYAACYDQTGSRLVTCEADKTIKMWREDKNATPETHPVNFKPPRDIRRF, from the coding sequence ATGCCGGGTCCAACGAAGGAGTTGGAATCAATAGAAACACAGTCGCTGAGCATCAAATCCCAGAAACGAGCAGCACTTGATCTCTTCTCCCCCGTCAACGGCCAATTCCCTCCTCCTCCTGATGCCGAAGCCAAGAAGATTCGTCTCAGCCATAAGATGAAGGTTGCTTTTGGAGGTGTGGAGCCTGTTGTGAGTCACCCTCCACGTCAACCTGAGCAGAACGGAACCTCAAGTGCCCTTGTCGTTGGTCCAACGTTTCAGCCAAAGGGGTTGAACAGTATTGTTACGTCAGGCAAAAGCACCACCACCATTATCCCTCCAACCTCGTATGAAAGAAACTTTTCAACTTCTGCATTAATGGAGAGAACGCCTCGCCCCGAGTGGCATGCGCCATGGAAGAATTACAGGGTCATTCAGGGTCACTTGGGTTGGGTCAGATCCGTGGCCTTTGACCCGAGTAACAAATGGTTTTTTACCGGTTCAGCGGATCGTACCATCAAGATGTGGGATGTAGCAACCGGAGCTCTGAAGCTAACACTTACCGGTCACATCGAGCAAGTGCGAGGCCTCGCTGTAAGCAACCGACATAGATACATGTTCTCAGCTGGTGATGACAAGCAAGTCAAATGCTGGGACCTCGAGCAGAACAAGGTCATCCGGTCTTATCATGGTCACTTGAGCGGAGTCTATTGCTTAGCTCTTCACCCCACTTTGGACTATTTATTTACCGGAGGGCGTGACTCTGTCTGCAGGGTGTGGGATATTCGAAGCAAGACGCAACTTTATGCACTCACACATGAGAGCACTGTTTGTTCCGTCTTCACTCGTCCAACAGACCCACTAGTTGTGACTGGATCACATGACACTACTATTAAACTCTGGGACCTTCGGTATGCCAAACCAATGACGACTCTGACGCATCATAAGAAATCCGTCAGAGCAATGACCCTTCATCCTAGAGAGAATGCATTTGCTTCTGCGTCTGCTGACAACACCAAAAAGTTTAGCCTTCCAAAGGGAGAGTTTCGCCACAACATGCTTTCGCAGCAGAACACCATAGTTAACGCAATGGCTGTGAACCAGGATGGTGTATTGGTCACTGGAGGTGATAATGGAAGTTTATGGTTCCGGGACTGGAAGAGTGGCCACTGTTTCCAACAGGCGCAAACTATTGCACAGCCTGGTTCGCTGGAGAGTGAAGCGGGTATATACGCAGCGTGTTATGATCAGACAGGTTCGAGATTGGTAACATGTGAGGCG